One Candidatus Nitrososphaera evergladensis SR1 genomic window carries:
- a CDS encoding nitroreductase family protein has product MSSSYPSDVFSRLYAGEESDKLYPKEEAAEQAPEGVEDVLQTNIFNVMLNRRSQRKFEDRPVEDSKMEMIFAAADTAPTAGGFQGFEIFNVKKADVKAKLVEAANKQPYVNAPEVLVFCMNPQRVKLNFPPEIIRKFSVQDATLAAAYAQLAAHALGLSTVWIGMIDEKKVMSALGTDLVPSSILCIGYPQKMLQPKPKRNLVELIHTVQ; this is encoded by the coding sequence ATGTCATCTTCGTACCCATCCGACGTGTTTTCCCGGCTGTACGCCGGCGAGGAAAGCGACAAGCTGTACCCAAAGGAAGAGGCGGCCGAGCAGGCGCCGGAAGGCGTCGAGGACGTGCTCCAGACCAACATATTCAACGTGATGCTGAACCGCAGGTCGCAGCGCAAGTTCGAGGACAGGCCGGTGGAGGACTCGAAGATGGAGATGATATTTGCAGCTGCTGACACTGCGCCCACAGCCGGCGGGTTCCAGGGGTTTGAGATATTCAACGTCAAAAAAGCCGACGTAAAGGCAAAGCTGGTCGAGGCTGCAAACAAGCAGCCGTACGTGAACGCGCCAGAAGTGCTTGTTTTCTGCATGAACCCGCAGCGGGTGAAACTGAACTTTCCGCCAGAAATCATCCGCAAGTTTTCAGTGCAGGACGCCACGCTTGCCGCCGCTTACGCGCAGCTGGCAGCGCACGCGCTTGGCCTGAGCACCGTCTGGATAGGCATGATAGATGAAAAGAAGGTCATGTCCGCGCTTGGCACCGACCTCGTCCCGTCATCGATACTGTGCATAGGCTACCCGCAAAAGATGCTGCAGCCAAAGCCAAAGCGCAACCTGGTGGAGCTCATACACACGGTTCAGTAG
- a CDS encoding DUF432 domain-containing protein has product MQELFGRHKVQAGSEPLEITFCDQKIVVGEAAGAYSYKRYSAGALAAETTIISDKDGGIVVGIFPIAPLLTPKRVAKNVYIKFKSPIIMDQRSDAVVYAKIPIEIGVYRQSEDEELLIDAFSLSPQRYALYGSPEAGTVCRLAESETSTTEEGISVEKYTEALIRIRISNGIDNVIKISKVIVPMDGIVLDHAQDDTWVPGGVDVRLDMAFGKDIVNVRANTKVKRSDKTSIVRREETLAFMMDAGY; this is encoded by the coding sequence TTGCAGGAACTGTTTGGGCGCCACAAGGTCCAGGCGGGGTCAGAGCCGCTTGAAATAACGTTTTGCGACCAGAAAATAGTCGTCGGAGAGGCCGCCGGCGCGTACTCGTACAAGCGCTATTCCGCCGGCGCCCTTGCCGCGGAGACCACCATAATCTCCGACAAGGACGGAGGCATCGTAGTGGGCATATTTCCAATAGCCCCGCTTCTTACCCCAAAGCGCGTGGCCAAGAACGTGTACATCAAGTTCAAGTCGCCAATCATCATGGACCAGAGGAGCGACGCAGTCGTGTACGCCAAGATACCCATAGAGATAGGCGTGTACCGCCAGTCGGAAGACGAAGAGCTATTGATAGACGCGTTCTCGCTTTCGCCCCAGAGGTACGCGCTGTACGGCTCGCCTGAAGCCGGCACCGTCTGCCGCCTCGCCGAGTCAGAGACGAGCACGACGGAGGAAGGCATCTCCGTGGAAAAGTACACAGAAGCCCTCATAAGGATCAGAATAAGCAACGGCATCGACAACGTGATCAAGATAAGCAAGGTAATAGTGCCCATGGACGGCATCGTGCTGGACCACGCGCAGGATGACACGTGGGTGCCCGGAGGGGTCGACGTCCGGCTCGACATGGCCTTTGGAAAAGACATCGTCAACGTTCGGGCCAACACGAAGGTCAAGCGCTCAGACAAGACCAGCATCGTCAGGAGGGAAGAGACGCTGGCGTTCATGATGGACGCCGGCTACTGA
- a CDS encoding magnesium transporter CorA family protein produces the protein MLRQVENEGFLWVDISAPTRNDMRELGRRFSFHELNLADCLSKIQIPKIDRYKNHVFVILHFPAMTEERVPKPSQFAAFLGSGYLVTVHQEDLKTVADTFDACQRSQEVRKELMGRSAGYLYHSLVDALVDELLNNVRKIMGNMEDIEDAVFDERVAVAREISYLRREVTSLRRIAIPMRRTLAELVAKDIQRFSEEDLTLYYDDVQDHIDKVIETLEESKDTIEIFKDTDFMHSSDRSNKILAVLTIIFTLSMPASILGSFYGMNVPIPGGIEGGPWTFLGSYTSFAIIVLASSTSAAAMIVYFRRIRWI, from the coding sequence ATGCTCAGGCAGGTGGAAAACGAGGGCTTTTTGTGGGTGGACATTTCTGCGCCCACACGCAACGACATGCGCGAGCTTGGCCGGCGCTTTTCGTTCCACGAGCTGAACCTGGCAGACTGCCTCTCCAAGATCCAGATACCGAAAATCGACCGCTACAAAAACCACGTCTTTGTCATACTGCACTTTCCAGCCATGACAGAAGAGCGCGTGCCAAAGCCAAGCCAGTTTGCGGCGTTCCTTGGCTCAGGCTACCTCGTGACTGTGCACCAGGAAGACCTAAAGACGGTGGCAGACACGTTTGACGCGTGCCAGCGAAGTCAAGAAGTGCGCAAAGAGCTGATGGGCAGGTCTGCCGGCTACCTGTACCACAGCCTGGTCGACGCGCTGGTGGACGAGCTTTTGAACAATGTGCGCAAGATAATGGGCAACATGGAAGACATTGAAGACGCCGTATTTGACGAGCGGGTGGCAGTGGCCCGGGAGATCTCGTACCTGCGCAGAGAAGTCACGTCGCTTAGGCGCATAGCGATTCCCATGAGGCGGACGCTTGCAGAGCTTGTGGCAAAAGACATCCAGCGTTTTTCAGAAGAAGACCTCACCCTGTACTATGACGACGTGCAGGACCACATCGACAAGGTGATAGAGACGCTCGAAGAGTCCAAGGACACCATAGAGATATTCAAGGACACAGACTTTATGCACAGCAGCGACAGGTCCAACAAGATACTTGCTGTGCTCACGATAATATTCACGCTTTCAATGCCGGCGTCCATACTGGGCTCGTTCTACGGGATGAACGTGCCGATACCTGGCGGCATAGAGGGCGGGCCGTGGACGTTCCTTGGGTCGTACACGAGTTTTGCGATAATCGTCCTTGCGTCAAGCACTTCTGCAGCGGCGATGATAGTGTACTTCCGCCGGATTAGGTGGATCTAA